One stretch of Vicinamibacterales bacterium DNA includes these proteins:
- a CDS encoding alpha-hydroxy acid oxidase, whose product MSSVASPHVVTIEDLRRKARRRLPRMAFDYIDGGAEREWTLRENCRAFEDVLFRPRSAVATASCELKTTVLGTAIDLPFVLAPVGSSRMFYPRGEEQAARAAGKAGTIYSLSTLSGCRLEDVKAATSGPAWYQLYLVGGRDVAMGAIDRARAAGYQALIVTIDTPVAGMRERDPRNGVKELIARNLSTIPYLGQMISRPSWLYGFFSDGGLMSFPNIVINGAPMGYADVGAALEQSMVSWDDFRWIREAWKGPVVVKGVHTADDARRAVGEGAEAIVVSNHGARQLDGVAPTLRVLPEVVAAVTGQTEILLDGGIRRGSDIVKALCMGARAVLIGRAYAYGLGAAGEPGVARAIDILRTDVVRTMKLLGCGSIKDLDGSYVDVPAEWLAKLPR is encoded by the coding sequence ATGTCCAGCGTTGCCTCCCCGCACGTCGTCACCATCGAGGACCTCCGGCGCAAGGCCAGGCGGCGGCTGCCCCGCATGGCCTTCGACTACATCGACGGCGGCGCCGAGCGCGAGTGGACGCTGCGCGAGAACTGCCGCGCCTTTGAGGACGTGCTGTTCCGGCCGCGCTCGGCCGTGGCCACGGCCAGTTGCGAATTGAAGACCACGGTGCTCGGCACCGCGATCGACCTCCCCTTCGTCCTCGCCCCGGTCGGCAGCAGCCGGATGTTCTACCCGCGCGGCGAAGAGCAGGCGGCGCGCGCGGCCGGCAAGGCGGGCACGATCTATTCGCTCTCGACGCTGTCGGGCTGCCGCCTCGAAGACGTCAAGGCCGCCACCAGCGGACCGGCGTGGTACCAGCTCTACCTCGTGGGCGGACGGGACGTGGCAATGGGCGCGATCGACCGCGCCAGGGCCGCGGGATACCAGGCGCTGATCGTCACCATCGACACGCCGGTGGCCGGCATGCGCGAGCGCGACCCGCGGAACGGCGTCAAGGAACTGATCGCCCGCAACCTGTCCACGATCCCTTACCTGGGACAGATGATCTCCCGGCCGTCCTGGCTGTACGGCTTCTTCAGCGACGGCGGCCTCATGAGCTTCCCGAACATCGTCATCAACGGCGCGCCCATGGGCTATGCCGACGTCGGCGCCGCGCTCGAGCAGTCGATGGTCTCGTGGGATGACTTCCGCTGGATCCGCGAGGCCTGGAAGGGGCCGGTGGTCGTCAAGGGTGTGCACACCGCGGACGATGCGCGGCGGGCGGTTGGGGAAGGGGCCGAGGCGATCGTGGTCTCGAATCACGGCGCCCGCCAGCTCGATGGCGTGGCGCCGACGTTGCGCGTGCTGCCGGAAGTGGTCGCCGCGGTGACCGGCCAGACCGAAATCCTGCTGGACGGCGGCATTCGTCGCGGCAGCGACATCGTGAAGGCCCTGTGCATGGGCGCCCGGGCCGTGCTGATCGGCCGGGCCTACGCCTATGGCTTGGGCGCCGCGGGCGAGCCGGGCGTGGCGCGCGCCATCGACATCCTGCGGACGGACGTGGTGCGGACGATGAAACTGCTTGGGTGCGGGAGCATCAAAGATCTCGACGGCTCATACGTCGACGTTCCCGCCGAGTGGCTGGCAAAGCTCCCTCGGTAA
- a CDS encoding M20/M25/M40 family metallo-hydrolase: MNRVIRALVAAAVVLGGAALAAAPTPAVVRVREWRAAHERQILAELIQLVSLPNIASNKADILKNADALTVMFEKRGFAVSRIATPGSPALVARRDTPNAVGTLTFYMHYDGQPTEAKDWTMGAPFAPKAFRGPAPFDVAASTGPIDPDVRIYARAVADDKGPIVAFLAAMDGLIETRATLPWSLRVVLDGEEEAGSPNFTAAMTANAAAVRSDLAIVVDSPRHPSGLPTVFYGSRGVTGAEITIYGATGDLHSGNYGNFVTDPAMALAKLMASMKDDAGNVIIKDFYDGVVPLTATERRAIDEIPNVDQKLLEQFGLARAEHPDSRIELQHNRPTLTVAGLQSGTLGANARNAVSGSAAGRVEMRLVKGLDEKTQFDRLVAHIRDQGYFIVDGPPDAATRRKYPRMARVTQTGKGFPIGKGSMDDPRTAMAADAIRALDQRLVQMPTIGGSLPFSTFHDDLKMPTIGLAVVNFDNNQHAVNENLRVGHLWEAVDIFAALVTMGRR, from the coding sequence ATGAACCGAGTCATTCGCGCACTGGTGGCGGCAGCCGTGGTCCTCGGTGGCGCGGCGCTGGCCGCCGCGCCCACGCCGGCGGTGGTCCGGGTCCGCGAATGGCGCGCCGCCCACGAGCGCCAGATTCTCGCCGAGCTGATCCAGCTCGTGTCATTGCCCAACATCGCCTCCAACAAGGCCGACATCCTCAAGAACGCCGACGCGCTGACCGTGATGTTCGAGAAACGCGGGTTCGCCGTCAGCCGGATTGCGACGCCCGGTTCCCCCGCGCTGGTCGCGCGGCGCGACACGCCGAATGCGGTCGGCACCTTGACGTTCTACATGCACTACGACGGCCAGCCCACCGAGGCGAAAGACTGGACCATGGGCGCGCCGTTCGCGCCGAAGGCGTTCCGTGGGCCGGCGCCGTTCGACGTGGCCGCGTCCACCGGTCCGATCGATCCGGACGTCCGCATCTATGCCCGCGCGGTCGCCGACGACAAGGGGCCGATCGTGGCGTTCCTGGCGGCGATGGACGGGCTGATCGAGACGCGCGCGACGCTGCCGTGGTCGTTGCGGGTGGTGCTGGATGGCGAGGAAGAAGCCGGCTCGCCGAACTTCACCGCTGCCATGACCGCGAATGCCGCCGCCGTGCGCAGCGACCTCGCCATTGTCGTTGACAGCCCGCGCCACCCCAGCGGACTGCCGACCGTGTTCTACGGCTCGCGCGGCGTCACCGGCGCTGAGATCACGATCTACGGCGCCACCGGCGACCTGCACAGCGGCAACTACGGCAATTTCGTCACCGATCCGGCGATGGCGCTGGCGAAGCTGATGGCGTCGATGAAAGACGACGCCGGCAACGTCATCATCAAGGACTTCTACGACGGCGTGGTGCCGCTGACGGCAACCGAGCGCCGCGCCATCGACGAGATTCCCAATGTCGACCAGAAGCTGCTCGAGCAGTTCGGCCTCGCGCGGGCCGAGCATCCCGACAGCCGCATCGAGCTGCAGCACAATCGCCCGACGCTGACGGTGGCCGGGCTGCAGTCAGGCACCTTGGGCGCGAACGCACGCAACGCCGTCTCGGGCTCGGCGGCCGGCCGCGTCGAGATGCGGCTGGTGAAGGGCCTGGATGAGAAGACCCAGTTCGACCGGCTGGTCGCCCACATTCGCGACCAGGGCTACTTCATCGTTGACGGGCCGCCCGATGCCGCCACCCGCCGCAAGTACCCGCGGATGGCGCGGGTCACGCAAACCGGCAAGGGCTTTCCGATTGGCAAGGGATCGATGGACGACCCGCGGACGGCGATGGCCGCCGACGCCATTCGCGCCCTCGATCAGCGGCTGGTGCAGATGCCGACCATCGGCGGCAGCCTGCCGTTCTCGACGTTTCACGATGATTTGAAGATGCCGACCATCGGCCTGGCGGTCGTCAACTTCGACAACAATCAGCACGCGGTCAACGAAAATCTCCGGGTCGGCCACCTCTGGGAGGCCGTCGATATATTCGCGGCGCTTGTGACAATGGGCCGCAGGTAG
- a CDS encoding pirin family protein — protein MSIRPVKQVITAQPTMEGAGVKLHRGFGFGKTTDFDPFLLFDDFRSERPDDYLAGFPWHPHRGIETITYVLAGTVAHGDSLGNRGSLGAGDVQWMTAGSGILHQEMPQGDPQGRMHGFQLWANLPKSLKMTDPRYQDVAAKDIPEITDDDGTHVRVVCGEFWGKKGPVEGVAADPRYLDISVAPGRTKRLAVEASRHAFAYVFAGSGAFRDASKPLPVQTELVGVSDDATPFDSQAVEFDRMLAQDRPSMLGNRSLVLFDSGDEITVTAGDEGIRFLLVSGRPLEEPVAWYGPIVMNSRSELQQAYAELQNGTFIKHR, from the coding sequence ATGTCTATTCGCCCCGTCAAGCAGGTCATCACGGCGCAGCCCACCATGGAAGGCGCCGGCGTCAAGCTGCACCGCGGCTTCGGCTTCGGCAAGACCACAGACTTCGACCCGTTCCTCCTCTTCGATGACTTCCGCAGCGAGCGCCCCGACGACTACCTCGCCGGGTTCCCGTGGCATCCCCATCGCGGCATCGAGACCATCACCTACGTGCTCGCCGGCACCGTCGCGCACGGCGACAGCCTGGGCAACCGCGGCTCGCTCGGCGCCGGCGACGTGCAGTGGATGACCGCCGGCAGCGGCATCCTCCACCAGGAAATGCCGCAAGGCGACCCGCAGGGGCGCATGCACGGCTTCCAGCTGTGGGCCAACCTGCCGAAGTCGCTCAAGATGACCGACCCGCGCTACCAGGACGTGGCCGCGAAAGACATCCCCGAGATCACCGACGATGACGGCACGCACGTGCGCGTGGTGTGCGGTGAGTTCTGGGGGAAAAAGGGGCCGGTCGAAGGCGTCGCGGCGGACCCGCGCTACCTCGATATCTCGGTGGCGCCCGGCCGCACCAAGCGGCTCGCGGTCGAAGCCTCGCGCCATGCGTTTGCCTACGTCTTCGCCGGGTCGGGTGCGTTCCGCGATGCCTCGAAGCCGCTCCCCGTGCAGACGGAGCTGGTGGGCGTCTCGGACGACGCCACGCCCTTCGACTCGCAAGCGGTCGAATTCGACCGCATGCTCGCTCAGGACAGGCCGTCGATGCTCGGCAACCGCTCGCTGGTCCTGTTCGACAGCGGTGACGAGATCACCGTGACCGCCGGCGACGAGGGCATCCGCTTCCTGCTGGTGTCGGGGCGGCCACTCGAAGAGCCGGTCGCGTGGTACGGCCCCATCGTGATGAACTCGCGATCGGAGTTGCAGCAGGCCTATGCCGAGCTGCAGAATGGGACCTTCATCAAGCATCGCTAA
- a CDS encoding SMP-30/gluconolactonase/LRE family protein — translation MRALTVAILTSLLATPAQAQAPAPPVAAETTATAIPGVIAAGTRVEVIKSGFTGTEGPIGLPDGSLIFTETQANRITKIDNDNNITAFLENTNGSNGLAFDSKGRLISVQTTPGKTLIGVIYPKGQEATLSDNFDGKPYGRPNDLVVDKKGGVYFSEPGPNATPGQAAPAPPLTPAVYYVPAGGKSMRIADGIGRPNGIQLSPDEKTLYVNDTSGEYVLAFDIKADGTVGNRRNFAKYPTVNKTPAGAFNSGADGLAIDAAGRLYVVSLGGVHVFNAKGELLGTIPLSLQGQNIAFAGADKKTLFIVGRGAAFKVRLLAEGYRGRAK, via the coding sequence ATGCGCGCTTTGACCGTCGCCATCCTCACGTCCCTGCTTGCGACCCCGGCCCAGGCCCAGGCGCCCGCGCCCCCGGTGGCCGCGGAAACCACGGCCACCGCCATTCCCGGCGTGATCGCCGCGGGCACCAGGGTCGAGGTAATCAAGAGCGGGTTCACCGGCACCGAAGGCCCCATTGGCCTGCCCGACGGCAGCCTGATCTTCACCGAGACCCAGGCCAACCGCATCACGAAGATCGACAACGACAACAACATCACGGCCTTCCTCGAGAACACCAACGGCTCCAACGGCCTGGCGTTCGACAGCAAGGGCCGCCTGATCTCGGTGCAAACCACGCCCGGCAAGACGCTGATCGGCGTGATCTACCCGAAGGGCCAGGAAGCGACGCTGTCTGACAACTTCGACGGCAAGCCGTACGGCCGCCCCAACGACCTGGTGGTGGACAAGAAGGGCGGCGTCTACTTCTCGGAGCCTGGTCCCAACGCCACACCGGGACAGGCGGCGCCCGCGCCGCCCCTGACTCCGGCGGTGTACTACGTGCCCGCCGGCGGCAAGTCGATGCGAATCGCCGACGGCATTGGCCGCCCGAACGGCATCCAGTTGAGCCCGGACGAGAAGACGCTCTACGTCAACGACACCAGCGGCGAGTACGTGCTGGCGTTCGACATCAAGGCCGACGGCACGGTCGGCAACCGCCGCAACTTCGCGAAGTACCCCACCGTCAACAAGACCCCAGCCGGCGCGTTCAACAGCGGCGCCGATGGCCTGGCCATCGACGCGGCCGGCCGCCTCTACGTGGTGTCGCTCGGCGGCGTCCACGTGTTCAACGCGAAGGGCGAGCTGCTCGGCACCATTCCGCTGTCGCTGCAGGGCCAGAACATCGCCTTTGCCGGCGCCGACAAGAAGACGCTGTTCATCGTCGGGCGCGGCGCCGCCTTCAAGGTCCGGTTGCTGGCCGAGGGATACAGGGGACGCGCAAAGTAG
- a CDS encoding M20/M25/M40 family metallo-hydrolase, whose translation MIDRAAAVELIRGLVAIPSLSRQEAPAAAWLVEQMRALGYDRAFVDDAGNAVGELGDPLAPRTIVLLGHIDTVPGHIPVRIEPSADGDILYGRGSVDAKGPLATFVAGAARFGAARAREAGLRVVVAGAVEEEAATSKGARFIASRFDGTKEPIPAACIIGEPSHWNRVTLGYKGRLLLDLSADQPMAHTAGPDASVAAVVVDLWNWVTAHAARHNEGKAKAFDQLSPSLRRFITSTNDAMHDLVDAQFAWRLPVGFDAEPFMNELRAWATGNLHGTPTTFDFRFRGWERPWRGDRNNALVRSFLAGVRTEDPAAQLGFVLKTGTSDMNVVAPVWKCPIVAYGPGDSALDHTPKEHLPLDEYWKAVNVIEHTLAAFSAAD comes from the coding sequence GTGATCGACCGCGCCGCCGCCGTCGAGTTGATTCGCGGCCTGGTCGCCATTCCCTCGCTGTCGCGGCAGGAAGCGCCGGCGGCGGCATGGCTGGTCGAGCAGATGCGCGCGCTCGGCTACGATCGCGCATTTGTCGATGACGCGGGCAATGCCGTCGGCGAGCTCGGCGACCCGTTGGCGCCGCGCACCATCGTCCTGCTCGGCCACATCGACACCGTGCCGGGCCACATCCCCGTCCGCATCGAGCCGTCCGCGGACGGCGACATCCTCTACGGCCGCGGCAGCGTCGACGCCAAGGGGCCGCTCGCCACCTTCGTCGCCGGCGCGGCGAGGTTCGGCGCCGCCCGCGCGCGTGAAGCCGGACTGCGGGTGGTGGTGGCCGGCGCCGTGGAGGAAGAGGCGGCCACCAGCAAGGGCGCGCGCTTCATCGCGTCACGCTTCGACGGCACGAAGGAACCGATCCCGGCGGCCTGCATCATCGGCGAGCCGAGCCACTGGAACCGCGTGACGCTGGGCTACAAGGGACGCTTGCTGCTCGACTTGAGCGCGGACCAGCCGATGGCCCACACCGCCGGGCCGGACGCGAGCGTGGCCGCCGTCGTGGTGGATCTGTGGAACTGGGTCACCGCCCACGCCGCGCGCCACAACGAGGGCAAGGCCAAGGCCTTCGATCAGCTCAGCCCCAGCCTCCGCCGCTTCATCACCTCCACCAACGACGCGATGCACGACCTCGTGGATGCGCAGTTCGCGTGGCGGTTGCCGGTGGGCTTTGATGCCGAGCCGTTCATGAACGAGCTGCGCGCCTGGGCCACCGGCAACCTCCACGGCACGCCGACCACCTTCGACTTCCGGTTCCGGGGATGGGAACGGCCGTGGCGCGGCGACCGCAACAACGCGCTGGTCCGCAGCTTCCTGGCGGGCGTCCGCACCGAAGATCCGGCCGCGCAATTGGGATTCGTGCTGAAGACCGGCACCAGCGACATGAACGTGGTGGCGCCGGTGTGGAAGTGCCCGATCGTCGCCTATGGGCCGGGAGACAGCGCCCTCGATCACACACCGAAGGAGCACCTGCCACTCGATGAGTATTGGAAAGCCGTCAACGTGATCGAGCACACGCTGGCCGCCTTCTCAGCCGCAGACTAA
- the argC gene encoding N-acetyl-gamma-glutamyl-phosphate reductase, producing the protein MTTPLTVSIIGASGYTGGELLRLALAHPNIEVKQVTSERLDGQFVHFTHPNLRRRTQLKFVRAEAVEKCDLLFLGLPHGSAMSRIEHLSTLADRIVDLSADFRLRDASSYDQWYGKPHTNPGWLKKFVYGLPELHREELKAAHYVSGVGCNATATTLAVWPLAAAGLIDTARGIICEVKVGSSEGGAASADSTHHPERAGVMRSFAPTGHRHTAEVLQALALKDVVTGVHLSATAVDNVRGVLATAHVFVKPGTVEKDVWKAYREAYHAEPFVRIVKERTGLYRYPEPKILSGSNYADVGFEMDPATGRVVALCAIDNLMKGAAGTALQCANIMMGWDETLGLDFPGLHPI; encoded by the coding sequence GTGACTACTCCGCTCACGGTTTCCATCATCGGCGCGTCCGGTTATACCGGCGGTGAACTGCTGCGGCTCGCGCTGGCGCATCCGAACATCGAGGTCAAGCAGGTCACGAGCGAACGGCTCGATGGGCAGTTCGTCCACTTCACGCATCCTAACCTGAGACGACGCACGCAATTGAAGTTCGTGCGGGCCGAGGCGGTCGAGAAGTGCGACCTGTTGTTTCTCGGGCTCCCGCATGGCAGCGCGATGAGCCGGATCGAGCATCTGTCGACGCTGGCCGATCGCATTGTCGATCTCAGCGCCGACTTCCGCCTGCGCGACGCCTCCAGCTACGACCAGTGGTACGGCAAGCCGCACACCAACCCGGGGTGGCTGAAGAAGTTCGTCTACGGCCTGCCGGAACTGCACCGCGAAGAGTTGAAGGCGGCGCACTACGTCAGCGGCGTCGGCTGCAACGCCACAGCGACGACGCTCGCGGTGTGGCCGTTGGCGGCGGCCGGCCTGATCGACACCGCGCGCGGCATCATTTGCGAGGTGAAGGTCGGCAGCAGCGAAGGCGGCGCCGCGTCGGCCGATTCCACGCACCATCCCGAGCGCGCCGGCGTGATGCGCAGCTTCGCGCCCACCGGCCATCGCCACACCGCGGAAGTGCTGCAGGCCCTCGCGCTCAAGGACGTCGTCACCGGCGTGCACCTGAGCGCCACCGCCGTGGACAACGTCCGCGGCGTGCTGGCCACCGCGCATGTGTTCGTGAAGCCCGGCACGGTCGAGAAAGACGTGTGGAAGGCGTATCGCGAGGCCTACCACGCCGAGCCGTTCGTGCGCATCGTCAAGGAGCGCACGGGGCTGTACCGGTATCCCGAGCCGAAGATCCTGTCGGGGAGCAATTACGCGGATGTCGGGTTCGAGATGGATCCGGCCACCGGCCGCGTGGTGGCACTGTGCGCGATCGACAACCTGATGAAGGGTGCGGCAGGCACGGCCCTGCAGTGCGCCAACATCATGATGGGGTGGGACGAGACGCTCGGCCTCGACTTCCCCGGCCTTCACCCGATCTAG
- a CDS encoding [LysW]-aminoadipate kinase, with the protein MIVVKVGGGTSLNIDAVVADIVALRAKGTDLLLVHGGAQTTNAVAEALGHPAQFVTSETGHVSRRTDRRTLEIFEMVYCGQLNKMWVEKLQQKGVNAVGLSGLDGRIFEGTRKDTLRIRVDGRRMVLRDDWTGTVEKVNAGLLKTLIGAGYFPVLTPPGSSTAGEAINVDGDRAAAMVAGAFNADALVILTDQVGLLRTFPDESTLITEIPKAQADRFMEFAEGRMKKKVMGAVEAIAEGVGKVIFADGRVDEPISRALAGAGTHIS; encoded by the coding sequence ATGATCGTTGTGAAGGTGGGCGGCGGGACGTCGCTCAATATCGATGCGGTGGTCGCCGACATCGTGGCCTTGCGTGCGAAGGGCACCGACCTGCTGTTGGTGCACGGCGGCGCGCAGACGACCAATGCGGTGGCCGAGGCGCTGGGGCACCCCGCGCAGTTCGTGACCAGCGAGACCGGTCACGTCAGCCGGCGCACCGATCGCCGCACCCTCGAGATTTTCGAGATGGTCTATTGCGGGCAGCTCAACAAGATGTGGGTCGAGAAGCTTCAGCAGAAGGGCGTCAACGCCGTCGGCCTGTCGGGCCTGGACGGCCGCATCTTCGAAGGCACGCGCAAAGACACCTTGCGCATCCGCGTGGACGGCCGCCGCATGGTGTTGCGAGACGACTGGACGGGCACGGTCGAGAAGGTCAATGCCGGGCTGCTGAAGACGCTGATCGGCGCCGGCTACTTCCCCGTCCTCACCCCGCCGGGCTCGTCAACGGCCGGCGAGGCGATCAACGTCGACGGCGATCGCGCCGCCGCCATGGTGGCGGGCGCATTCAACGCCGATGCCCTCGTCATCCTCACCGACCAGGTCGGGCTGTTGCGGACGTTTCCGGACGAGTCCACGCTCATCACCGAGATCCCGAAGGCCCAGGCCGATCGCTTCATGGAGTTTGCCGAGGGGCGGATGAAGAAGAAGGTGATGGGCGCGGTCGAGGCGATCGCCGAGGGCGTCGGCAAGGTGATCTTCGCCGACGGCCGCGTGGATGAACCCATCTCGCGCGCGCTGGCCGGCGCGGGGACGCACATCAGTTAA
- the lysW gene encoding lysine biosynthesis protein LysW produces MAIQTATGTAQCPECLADVTLTKVMQNEITQCPGCGAELEIVSLEPLTLALAPQEEEDWGE; encoded by the coding sequence ATGGCGATACAGACTGCTACGGGCACGGCGCAGTGCCCAGAGTGTTTGGCCGACGTCACCCTGACCAAGGTGATGCAGAACGAAATCACCCAGTGCCCCGGTTGCGGAGCCGAGCTCGAGATCGTCTCGCTCGAGCCCCTCACGCTGGCGCTGGCGCCGCAGGAGGAAGAGGACTGGGGTGAGTAA
- a CDS encoding acetylornithine/succinylornithine family transaminase produces MNYAEVEERILGGTTARRGDVVITRGAGSWVYDETGKKYLDLGSAQGVAMLGHCHPRVVEAICRQAETLTLCPNYLYNDTRAEFAQALVNVLPKHLPHVFLANSGAEAVDGALKFARLFTRRPAFVATTKGFHGRTIGALSVTWEPKYREGFLPLLDTTHVQFNDAAALDRAITDQTAAVILEVVQGESGVNVGTPDFLQSAQRLCRERGALLIVDEIQTGFGRTGKWFAVEHAGIEPDIMCLAKGLGGGFPMGAFAYTKAIRDVLTQGAHGSTFGGSPLACAAGLAAIQAYQDEGLIKRSATLGAHMRNTLRSALEGVAAVRDIRGLGLMIAVELRTKVAPVLKSLMLKHGVIALPAGPTVLRLLPPLVITESEIDFGVQAIAKAIKELTA; encoded by the coding sequence ATGAACTACGCAGAAGTCGAAGAACGCATTCTCGGCGGCACCACCGCCCGTCGTGGTGATGTCGTCATCACCCGTGGCGCAGGCTCGTGGGTCTACGACGAGACCGGCAAGAAGTACCTCGACCTGGGTTCGGCGCAGGGCGTCGCCATGCTCGGCCATTGCCATCCCCGCGTGGTCGAGGCCATCTGCCGGCAGGCGGAGACGCTGACGCTGTGCCCTAACTATCTCTACAACGACACCCGCGCGGAGTTCGCGCAGGCGCTGGTGAACGTGCTGCCGAAGCACCTGCCGCACGTCTTTCTCGCCAACAGCGGCGCGGAAGCGGTGGACGGCGCGCTGAAGTTCGCGCGCCTCTTCACCAGGCGCCCGGCCTTTGTCGCCACCACCAAGGGCTTCCACGGCCGCACCATCGGCGCGCTCTCGGTGACGTGGGAGCCGAAGTATCGCGAAGGCTTCCTGCCCTTGCTGGACACCACGCACGTGCAGTTCAACGACGCGGCGGCGCTCGACCGGGCCATCACCGACCAGACCGCCGCGGTGATCCTCGAAGTGGTCCAGGGCGAAAGCGGCGTCAACGTCGGCACGCCGGACTTCCTGCAGTCGGCCCAGCGGCTATGCCGTGAGCGCGGCGCCCTGCTGATCGTGGACGAGATCCAGACCGGATTCGGCCGCACCGGCAAGTGGTTCGCGGTCGAGCACGCGGGCATCGAGCCCGACATCATGTGCCTGGCCAAGGGCCTCGGCGGCGGGTTCCCGATGGGCGCCTTCGCCTACACCAAGGCCATCCGCGACGTGCTCACGCAGGGCGCGCACGGCAGCACCTTCGGCGGCTCTCCGCTCGCGTGCGCGGCGGGCCTCGCCGCGATCCAGGCCTACCAGGACGAAGGGCTGATCAAGCGCAGCGCCACGCTCGGCGCGCACATGCGCAACACCCTGCGCAGCGCCCTCGAGGGCGTGGCGGCGGTGCGCGACATCCGCGGCCTCGGCCTGATGATCGCCGTCGAGCTGCGCACCAAGGTGGCGCCCGTGCTCAAGAGCCTCATGCTCAAGCACGGCGTGATCGCGTTGCCGGCCGGCCCCACCGTGCTGCGGCTGTTGCCGCCGCTGGTGATCACGGAAAGCGAGATCGATTTCGGCGTGCAGGCCATCGCCAAGGCGATCAAGGAGCTCACGGCGTGA
- the lysX gene encoding lysine biosynthesis protein LysX: MSNVKVGVLYSRVRVEEKLLFEAFERRGIALDLIDDQKLIFDITDVTNHPFKDYDVIVERCINHSRALYSLKILNDQGVKTVNTAMCADICGNKLMTTSALAAAGVAQPKALVAYTAESAIEAIERLGYPVVLKPTVGSWGRLLSKVNDRDAAETILEHKETLGSYHHSIFYIQEYVKKPGRDIRAFQVGPETICAIYRTSPNWITNTARGGSSSNCPITPELADICTRAARACGGGMVALDLFEDPDRGLLVNEVNYTMEFRNSIAPTNVNIPERMVDFCLQVAKDGWNAANGWKNGGPQLASISLADGASA; encoded by the coding sequence GTGAGTAACGTCAAGGTCGGCGTGCTCTACAGCCGCGTGCGGGTCGAAGAGAAGCTGCTGTTCGAGGCGTTCGAACGGCGCGGCATCGCGCTCGACCTGATCGACGATCAGAAGCTGATCTTCGACATCACCGACGTCACCAATCACCCCTTCAAGGACTACGACGTCATCGTCGAGCGCTGCATCAACCACAGCCGCGCCCTTTACAGCCTGAAGATCCTGAACGACCAGGGCGTGAAGACGGTGAACACCGCGATGTGCGCCGACATTTGCGGCAACAAGCTGATGACCACCAGCGCCCTGGCGGCCGCCGGCGTGGCGCAGCCGAAGGCGCTGGTCGCCTACACCGCGGAAAGCGCCATCGAGGCGATCGAGCGGCTGGGGTACCCGGTCGTGCTGAAGCCGACGGTGGGCTCGTGGGGCCGGCTGCTGAGCAAGGTCAACGACCGCGATGCCGCCGAAACCATCCTCGAGCACAAGGAAACGCTCGGCAGCTATCACCACAGCATCTTCTACATCCAGGAATACGTGAAGAAGCCGGGACGCGACATCCGCGCCTTCCAGGTGGGGCCGGAGACGATCTGCGCGATCTATCGCACGTCGCCGAACTGGATCACCAACACCGCCCGCGGCGGCTCATCCAGCAACTGCCCGATTACGCCGGAGCTGGCGGACATCTGCACGCGCGCGGCCCGCGCCTGCGGCGGCGGCATGGTCGCTCTCGACCTGTTCGAAGACCCGGACCGCGGCCTGCTGGTCAATGAAGTGAACTACACCATGGAGTTCCGCAACAGCATTGCGCCGACCAACGTGAACATCCCGGAGCGGATGGTGGACTTCTGCCTCCAGGTCGCCAAGGATGGTTGGAATGCCGCGAATGGCTGGAAGAACGGCGGCCCGCAACTGGCGTCGATCTCCCTCGCCGACGGCGCATCAGCGTAA
- a CDS encoding zinc ribbon domain-containing protein → MPIFEYACKKCGKEFETLVRPGSGAPACPACQGTELEKLLSIPAVKSESTHALALGAAKKRDSKQANHNARVQREYELHHND, encoded by the coding sequence ATGCCGATCTTCGAATACGCCTGCAAGAAGTGCGGGAAAGAATTTGAAACGCTGGTCCGCCCCGGCTCCGGCGCGCCGGCGTGCCCGGCCTGCCAGGGCACCGAGCTGGAGAAGCTGCTGTCGATTCCGGCGGTGAAGTCCGAGTCCACGCACGCCCTGGCGCTGGGCGCGGCGAAGAAGCGCGACTCGAAGCAGGCCAACCACAACGCGCGGGTGCAGCGCGAGTACGAATTGCACCACAACGATTAG